From Enhydrobacter sp., the proteins below share one genomic window:
- a CDS encoding alpha/beta hydrolase, with protein MATDVFIDLGDRRLRAQRLMPARGDGLERTTLVFLHEGLGCIEMWRDFPQKVCDATLCPGLVYDRTGYGRSSRWPGDPGVRYMEIEADEILPKLLTAAEIEDCVLVGHSDGGTIALNYAAADPEPLRAVVTLAAHAVNEPICIEAIQRARAAYAAGDLRDRLARYHGDNVDHAFRLWSDAWVAPGFEPMDANGRLPGVVVPVQAIQGEDDEYGSELQLGIIAGKVGGYCETRLVPGCGHSPHLQQPAHVVSEITRFVAPLALTG; from the coding sequence GTGGCGACGGACGTCTTCATCGATCTCGGCGACCGGCGATTGCGGGCGCAGCGGCTGATGCCGGCCCGTGGCGACGGGCTCGAACGCACGACCCTGGTCTTCCTGCACGAGGGCCTGGGTTGCATCGAGATGTGGCGCGATTTCCCGCAAAAGGTTTGTGATGCCACGCTCTGCCCGGGCCTGGTCTACGATCGCACCGGCTATGGCCGGTCGAGCCGCTGGCCGGGCGATCCCGGCGTGCGCTACATGGAGATCGAGGCGGACGAGATCCTGCCGAAGCTCCTGACGGCCGCCGAAATCGAGGATTGCGTGCTGGTCGGGCACAGCGACGGCGGCACCATCGCCCTCAACTATGCCGCCGCCGACCCCGAGCCGCTGCGCGCCGTCGTGACCCTCGCGGCCCATGCCGTCAACGAGCCGATCTGCATCGAGGCGATCCAGCGGGCGCGCGCGGCATACGCAGCGGGCGACCTGCGCGATCGCCTCGCGAGGTATCACGGCGACAACGTCGATCATGCCTTCCGCCTGTGGTCCGATGCCTGGGTGGCGCCGGGGTTCGAGCCGATGGATGCGAACGGCCGCCTGCCCGGCGTGGTCGTCCCGGTGCAGGCGATCCAGGGCGAGGACGACGAATACGGCAGCGAGCTTCAGCTCGGCATCATCGCCGGCAAGGTCGGCGGCTATTGCGAGACCAGGCTGGTGCCGGGCTGCGGCCACAGCCCGCACCTGCAGCAGCCCGCCCATGTCGTTTCCGAGATCACGCGCTTCGTGGCGCCGCTGGCCCTGACCGGCTGA
- a CDS encoding tetratricopeptide repeat protein — MRPRFRRFFGALAALVVLPSAASAQMQGGPNWDPSVQQFNSGQGGSTGGSIGGASVPRNTSLDTLNRILSASQLPALDRSFYLSIRAFQLSRIGRDDDSRKDIAEMGKLLPSGWQVVMSSTVPELAGGGDRAAALRTLDYGLQRKPGDPWLVVAQAQVHMQLADFSRALALLDGVLASAANAAERRSAHLYRGHANFNLGAYPQAAADFTASLEGRTTTKTRLPPLLWRYAAQVHTRDDARAGLNREIGNENLYEWPGPVAKFLLGRMTAGELQVAAESDATAKRTNGKCPAAFFMAMEARRRGDRQRAREQFQLAQARCPTVSEFNWAASSELKRL, encoded by the coding sequence ATGCGCCCACGGTTTCGGCGATTTTTCGGGGCTCTCGCGGCCCTTGTCGTGCTTCCCTCGGCGGCTTCCGCCCAGATGCAGGGCGGCCCGAACTGGGACCCCTCGGTGCAGCAATTCAACAGCGGCCAGGGCGGCTCGACCGGCGGTTCGATCGGCGGCGCGAGCGTGCCGCGCAACACCTCGCTCGACACCCTGAACAGGATCCTGTCGGCGTCGCAGCTGCCCGCGCTCGATCGCTCGTTCTATCTCTCCATCCGCGCCTTCCAGCTCAGCCGCATCGGGCGCGACGACGACAGCCGCAAGGACATCGCCGAGATGGGCAAGCTGCTGCCCAGCGGCTGGCAGGTCGTGATGTCGAGCACCGTGCCCGAGTTGGCCGGGGGCGGCGATCGTGCCGCCGCCCTGCGCACGCTGGACTACGGCCTGCAGCGCAAGCCGGGCGATCCGTGGCTGGTCGTGGCACAGGCCCAGGTGCACATGCAGCTCGCCGACTTCTCCCGCGCGCTCGCCCTGCTCGACGGCGTGCTGGCCTCGGCGGCCAACGCGGCCGAGCGGCGCAGCGCGCATCTCTACCGGGGCCACGCCAATTTCAATCTGGGCGCCTACCCGCAAGCGGCCGCCGATTTCACCGCCTCTCTCGAGGGCCGCACGACGACGAAGACGCGGCTGCCGCCGCTGCTGTGGCGGTACGCCGCCCAGGTCCATACGCGCGACGATGCCCGGGCCGGCCTCAATCGCGAGATCGGCAACGAGAATCTCTACGAATGGCCCGGGCCCGTCGCCAAGTTCCTGCTCGGCAGGATGACGGCGGGCGAGCTCCAGGTCGCCGCGGAATCCGATGCCACGGCCAAGCGCACCAACGGCAAGTGCCCGGCCGCCTTCTTCATGGCCATGGAGGCCCGGCGTCGCGGCGACAGGCAAAGGGCGCGCGAGCAGTTCCAGCTCGCCCAGGCGCGCTGCCCGACGGTGTCGGAGTTCAACTGGGCGGCGTCGAGCGAGCTCAAGCGGCTGTAG